In a single window of the Elaeis guineensis isolate ETL-2024a chromosome 8, EG11, whole genome shotgun sequence genome:
- the LOC105049694 gene encoding F-box protein At1g67340, producing the protein METRSGSRYRKPQSEVNGGEGRKEGDRKRRRGEVKEYSSGKRRQAASLAEEGNGGEKPNFFDRLPDDIVVCILCKLGSSAAGPSDLIKILLICKRLNGLGLHPVVLSKASAKSLAVRAENWSESAHRFLKQCADAGNVEACYILGMIRFYCLQNRGSGAALMARAAMGSHAAALYSLAVIQFNGSGGSKNGRDLRAGVALCARAAFLGHVDALRELGHCLQDGYGVRRNVAEGRRFLVQANAHELAAVLSSAPWPPPAVPTGCCPLLSDFGWSVPATDPHPANRFLVEWFGARGGAGGEGLRMCSHRGCGRPETRRHEFRRCSVCGTVNYCSRACQALDWKLAHKVDCAPMEHWLLDGAAAPAAAAVGGGDGAME; encoded by the exons ATGGAAACGAGGAGCGGATCGCGATACCGGAAGCCCCAATCGGAGGTGAATGGAGGGGAGGGGAGGAAGGAGGGTGATAGGAAACGGCGGAGAGGCGAAGTCAAGGAGTATTCCTCCGGGAAGCGGCGGCAAGCAGCGTCGCTGGCGGAGGAGGGAAATGGTGGTGAAAAGCCCAACTTTTTTGATCGATTGCCGGACGATATTGTCGTCTGTATCCTCTGCAAACTAGGCTCCTCCGCTGCCGGTCCTTCGGACCTAATCAAAATCCTCTTAAT CTGCAAGAGATTGAACGGATTAGGGTTGCATCCGGTGGTTCTCTCGAAGGCATCGGCGAAATCACTCGCTGTTCGGGCGGAAAACTGGTCGGAATCCGCCCACCGGTTCTTGAAACAGTGCGCCGATGCCGGAAATGTGGAAGCTTGTTATATTCTCGGCATG ATCCGATTCTACTGCCTTCAGAACAGGGGAAGCGGGGCGGCTTTAATGGCGCGGGCGGCGATGGGGTCGCACGCGGCGGCGCTCTACTCGCTGGCGGTGATCCAGTTCAACGGCAGCGGGGGTTCCAAGAACGGCAGGGACCTTCGGGCCGGCGTCGCGCTGTGCGCTCGCGCGGCCTTCCTCGGCCACGTCGACGCCCTCCGCGAGCTCGGCCACTGCCTCCAGGACGGCTACGGCGTCCGCCGCAACGTCGCCGAGGGCCGCCGCTTCCTCGTCCAGGCCAACGCCCACGAGCTCGCCGCCGTGCTCTCCTCCGCACCCTGGCCGCCGCCGGCGGTGCCGACGGGTTGCTGCCCCCTTCTGAGCGACTTCGGGTGGAGCGTGCCGGCGACGGATCCGCATCCGGCGAACCGGTTCCTGGTGGAGTGGTTCGGGGCGCGGGGTGGCGCGGGCGGGGAGGGGCTGAGGATGTGCTCGCATCGGGGGTGCGGGCGGCCGGAGACGCGGCGGCACGAGTTCCGGCGGTGCTCGGTGTGCGGGACAGTGAACTACTGCTCCCGGGCGTGCCAAGCTCTCGACTGGAAGCTCGCCCACAAAGTCGACTGCGCTCCTATGGAACACTGGCTTCTCGACGGCGCCGCCgctccggcggcggcggcggtgggtGGTGGTGACGGCGCGATGGAGTGA